The sequence TGACCGACGGGCACGAGCCAGAGCACTGATCGCCGTGGTCGAGGAGTTGGCCCGGCGCGGGGAGACGGACCGAGCCCAGACGCTCACCCGGGCGATCACCGACCTGTGGGCGCGCGGGCACGCACTGGTCCCCGTGGTCGAGGAGTTGGCCCGGCGCGGGGAGACGGAGCGGGCCGAGGCGCTCGCCGACACGATCGCCTTCCGCGAGACACGGGACCGCGCGCTGTTCGTCGTCGCGGGGCTGGCCGCGCCGTCCGACGCCCGCAGGCTCGCCGCACGACTCGCCGCGCTCGGCGGCTGGTACGGGATCACCGGTCTCCTGGAACAGTTGGCACCCCAGGGGATAACGGCGGTCACCGATGCCTTGACCGCGTGACCCGTGACGGCGTAACGGTGGGCCCCCGGGACCGGTGACCCTGGGCCGCGGCAGGAGAGCGCCTCGCACGCTCCTGGGCATCGCCTGACCAGCGCAACTACAAGATCACCGGACTTTGCAACACCCCTGCCCCGCGCCCACCCCTGGCCGGGGCACCCGCACCACCGACTCGCTCCCCAACGGATCTTCAGCTACCTGAAACCGTCAATCCAGGAGGGTCATTCAGAAGCCCTCAAGGTCAGACGGGCGGCATCAGATCGCTCTCGCTGATGGTGTACGTCAGCAGGGGGTAGCTGAAGTCCGTTTCCTTGTTCTCACGGCGCCGCAGTTGGTAGAACTCGCGCCTCTGCTCTTCGTCGGCCGCCGTGAGCCGCGCACCCTGCGGGAGGTACGCATGTCCGTCGCGAAACCGAACGAATGTTTTTGACGTTCGAAAGGTTACGCCCAGCCATTGGTTGCCCACCGCCTGGACGGGCGTGTCCAAGACGATTTTGTGCCTGAGTCGCCGGTTCGAGTCGACAGAGAACGTCACAACACTGTTGTGGGCGAGGGGGATCTCGAACCTCTCGCCATCGGACCCCTTTGATTCGAAGATCAGCTTCCTCGGCGGACTCGCTTCGGGATGCTGGTAGCAGGAGAAGACGGCGATGAACGACGCGTCGGCCAGATCCAGGGCTTGGTCGGAATGGCTGCCCATGGTTGTGTAGGCGTTCGTGTAGCTCTCGATGAGAGCGTTGTTGAAGCCGACCGAAAGCGCCGCACGTTCTTGAATCCGTTGCGCCAGCTTTTCGTGTACGGCTTGGAAACGCTGTGGCGGGCCACTGTATCGAGTGGTAGTACGCACGAGAGGCACACCACCTGCCTCGTCGATCCTGGTAAGCACGGCGCCTCGCCGGACTTTTCCTACATCTTCCAGACGGGCCGACGCGGACAGCTCCGCGAAGGGATTCTCCTCGGCTGACAGAGTGTACGAGAGGATCTCGTCCGAGATGCTAAACCCGGGGGGCAATGTAGTCTCCCGTGTTCATACTGAAGCGGAATTTGTCGCCGTAATCGATGAAGGACGAGGTCCTGTTCTCCTCGGCGTACAGCCTGCGCAGCTCGTTCATACCGGCCTGTGTGGGTGGCTCCAGCTCCACCAGCTCTCCAGCTGCCTTGAGGAACGTGTGGCCGTTCTTGTGAACGGCTTCGGCGCTCGAACAGCGCACCACGTATCCCAGGCGGGTCGGGAGCAAGTCGGCGTCCAATGCTGAGGGCCGGACTTCGTGCGTATACAGGCGGTTGGTGGACAGCGGCATGAAGAACACGGAGCCAGGGTAGAGGGTCACGGTGAACTGCGGGGGGAGCGTGTCCCCGTTGCGTTCTTCGGTCGGCTCCTTGAGGCGAAACTGGAGTTTGGTCAGGCCGCTGGCACCCTTCAGGCCGTAGTCGAAGGCGTCTTCGGCCAGGGGCTGCAGCTTGTCGAGCCGGTCATAGAAAGTGCAGAAGGCCATGATGCCATTGACGGGCATGTCCTTGGTCTTGTCGGCATGGGCCGAGATCCTGGCCTTGGACTGCTTGCGCTCCGCCGTGGCAAGGGTGTTGTGGTAGATCTGGGCGAGGACGTGATTCAGCGGTGCCTGGTTGCGGAAGACGGCGGCGGCCTCGCGGTTCAGAGCCTCGACGATGCGCGTGTCGGTCGGGCGAAAGCTCTCGGTCGACCCCGAGAGATTCGTGGAGCACCGGAGCAGGCGGAAATGTAGTTCTTCACCGTTTCGCGTGACGGGCGTCAGATAGATTCCGCTGCGATGGGCTGTTCCAGGCTTGGTGGACTCCGTCAGGGACTGGAACTCGTGCTCCGCACGGATCCGTCCGAAGTGATCGGCGTCGAGCCCGAAAAAGCGGCGGTAGTACACGCCGAC is a genomic window of Kitasatospora azatica KCTC 9699 containing:
- a CDS encoding alpha-ketoglutarate-dependent dioxygenase AlkB family protein, which encodes MPPGFSISDEILSYTLSAEENPFAELSASARLEDVGKVRRGAVLTRIDEAGGVPLVRTTTRYSGPPQRFQAVHEKLAQRIQERAALSVGFNNALIESYTNAYTTMGSHSDQALDLADASFIAVFSCYQHPEASPPRKLIFESKGSDGERFEIPLAHNSVVTFSVDSNRRLRHKIVLDTPVQAVGNQWLGVTFRTSKTFVRFRDGHAYLPQGARLTAADEEQRREFYQLRRRENKETDFSYPLLTYTISESDLMPPV